ACGTTTAAGCTCGGTAACCCTTGTTTAATGAGTGGGTGAATGCCTTTTAAGACATCAATGTACTGGTATTCCTAAGATAAGCCATGTATTTTCACaacatatttttccttaataaaatgtttgatCAAATTCTCTGTTTTCTGTTTGGGACTTTGCCTCTACTCTAGCAATTGGGATTAGCTTCACGTTTTCTTGTGTCACCCTTACTTAGCTTTGATTTTAGGGTAATGCTAGCTCATAGCATTCTGTAGAAGTTCCACCTGTTTATCCCTCCACTACTATGGCAACACATCCCCAAACAACTGGCAGccactgatttttgtgtgtgtgtgtgtgtgtgtgtgtatgtgtgtgaccATAGTTTTGTCATTTCTAGAATGTCATAAAGTTGGGTTCGTACAATATGTAGTCTTTTCAGAATGACTCATTTTAATGGGCAATGTGTatttaaggttcatccatgtctTGTTTTTTAGTCAGTGCATAGTAAGTTCTCCATTTGTATGGACAtagaagtttatttattcatttacctatTGATTGTTACCGATTTTGTCAATTCTGAACAAAGCTGCTATAAGCATTTATAGGtaggtttttgtgtggatatatgttttcaattcatttgtaTAAAGACCTAGGAACACAactgctggatcacatggtaaaaatatttagctttatAGGAAACTGTCAAACTGCCTTCCAAAGTGGTTTCACCCtattgcattcccaccagcaaagaATTAGCTCCtcttcccacatcctcgccagcatttggTGATGTCCATGTGGTGGATTTTAGCCATTCAGACACATGTGAAGTGAtgtctcactgtagttttgatttgcaatttcaTAACGGCGTATGCTGTTGAGCACTCTTCCATGGGCTTATTAGCACCTCCTTCCCAGTGAAATgctcattgttttcattttctctgaaaaattCATGGTGTTTGTCTGCTTTGtaattggatttgtttttttatgttgagtTTTGAACATTCTGTATATTCTCTATGTTAAATAAAGTCCCTTGCCATTTGTGTCATATCtcttaaaattctaaattcaagGTTTTAGCAGGATTAGGTCCTTCTAAATACTCTAGGGGAGAATTTGTCCTCTGTCCCTTCCTTAGTTCTGATTGCTGCCAGGAAAATTAGGCACGATTCCAATTCTGCCTTTGTCTAAAAATTACCTTCTCTTCTGTGTGTCTTCTCTGCTTCGGTCTCATATGAAGACACTCAGGGTTACTCATTATTGCCTTTAGGGTTGACTTGGGCCCTTTAGATGGTATGAGATCCTGCCATTACCCATAAAGTACTCAGATACCAAACTATAGTATAAGTGTAACCTGAATGGCTGGCATCAAGAGGAATCAGAAGAAAGGCTCTAGGAATGAAATGTCTTACATCATGTATACTTGTGTTTCTCTGTGGTGACAGGGAGAGGAGGCTGACTCACTTGGGGAATCTCTAATTTTGCTATGATATTTctaaagatatagatatataaaatttttagttgtagatggacacagtatctttattttgtttacttatttttatgtggtgctgatgatcaaaccctgtgccttacatgtgcgaggcaagcactctgccactgagccacagccccaggccttgCTATGGTAGTTCTAAGGGGCAAAGTCCTCAACAGTCCAGTAACATTGTCATATTCCAGGGGAAGGCAGCCAGCTTAGTTTTTACTCCCAGCATCATGGGATTTCAGGGTTGCACCATGGTCATGTATTGCTGGTTGATTAATAGTGCTGAGTTTGCTTGGACCCTACAAGAAAGTATAATTAGAGTTGGAAAAGACTATGGGGTGTTAATTTTATTCCTGCCCCATAGAAAGACTTTAAATTCAAATCTAATTAAATATGATCCAGTTTTGGTCAGCTTCAGGATTTCAGAAGAATCGTGGGTCAACAGAGAAACCGAGTGTCCGTCCATTCTGCTGCTCTCACAGGGTCTCTCCctcgctctctctcttctcctggctgccaggtactaagcaactcTTCTCTGCCACACCTGTCCGCCATGGCGCTGTCTCTCACTAGAGCAGTGGAATGGGCAATCATGGACTGAACGCTCTGAAAcggtgagccaaaacaaacctccCCTCCAAAtatcttgtcaggtatttggttCAGAGTGAGGAAAACTGAGAGCACAGTGTTTGGATTAATCACCCCACGGGATCAGGATGTTCCGACGATCCCAGATTTTCTCAAAGGGTCATCCATACCCCCTTGTTTCACTCGTAATTTGTCATTTAGTTGCTTTATAGCATTAGGAGAAAGAGGGACATCCCATGCTTTAGCTTCATTTCACGATCCTTCTGTACTCCTTATTTGTCCTACGGCATTCCCTGGTTAAGAACCAGGCTGTCTAATTTCACCAAAAAGAGCCATGGGGCGAGGGGTGGAGCTAAAGAGCAGATGCATTTAATTGACCAGGTGTTAGGGTGGGGGTTTTGTTGTTCCAACTTTAAAGTCATTGCTTCAGTTACAAGAGAGATTTGcttacaaatgaaagaaactcaTCGTTGAGATAGAGCAAGTAAAAATGGAAGGGATCCCTAATCTCCAGGTTTGAAAATCCTCAGAAAGCTCCTACGGGCTGAGCTTGGTAGTCCTCCCATGCTCTGAAGCCTGGCGAGGCCCAGCCAGTGCAGTCCTTACTGAGAACACTGAGTGCTGAGCTGACTGCCTGGGGGACATGCCCCAACATCCCAGTCTTGTTCCATATAGCAGGTCATTAACCTCTTGTGAAGCAGGATACCTGAGAAAGCAATAGCACAGGATAATTTAGAATAGTAACCTCAGAATCCTTCCACAGTGGCTCTTTGTTTCTGAAAACATTCATTCTGCCTGTTGCTTATGTCTGTGTATTTCTGAGTATGATTCATACAGAAAAATGTATTGCTTCGTTTATGTTgtagaaaaagaattcaaaaactctCAACTCTGCTGCGCAGTTCGTGTATTTGAATTCTGGGTATCTCAACTCTGCTACGCAGTTCATGTATTTGAATTCTGGGTATTGTTGCTCTTTGCTATTGCTCCCAGGTTAGATGTTTGGAGTGCCTAACTCACAACAGTGAGACAGTTTCCTTGTTTGGTCTTTTGAGTAATAGACCATATTAGAGCAAGATTGCTCCCTTAATCCCTCTGCtcttcatttgcccattttagAGAATAATCAGGTACATTTATTCCCCCTCTGAGATTTAACATGAAGCTTATATATCCTTGTTTGTTCccagtttcatttgtttttaattcctttttttacaTCATCCTATTGCAATGAGTATTCATCTATTTTACTGTTTATTATAGCTTtctgaatatataaatgaaaaacagcCAGCACTCAACAAAAAAGCTctactttgttttacttattaaaatgcttttgtagaTAATTTGAATTAATTGAGGATAATAGATTAACAGTAGCATTTTTAAGCACCTGCAATTATTACATTGACTATAAGcaatttactgaaatattttttgaactgTGACCACAGCTCCTCCTCAGAAGCTGTGGACATCTCAAAGAGAACcgtaatttctaaaataaacatttttaaagacacagaTGTTAGGTCAGTTTGAGGTggctaagggaacaaagcaccaggAAACCGGGACTACCTGTCAGTCAGCAGAGTATCCTGACTAATCCTGAAAGGACATGGAGTTCAGCAAGGTCCCCTGACCAAccccaggaggacaagggaccctaaaaacctccctttcctgtcccaagaCCTCCCTTTCTGCCCTAAGCCCGATAAAAATTCCAATTCTATTGAGCCTGGGTGCAATTCCCCCGACCCGCTCTGTTGGACTGGAGGATCTCACCTGGGAGCAAACCTCAATAAAGCCTCATTCAGCAgcttttaatctgcctccttttggccACTGGTGCCTGACCTTACAATAGGTGCTGTCTAAATTTcaagaagcaattaaaaaaaaaattaaccaaactgAAGATTCCAGCTACACCAGTTTTCTGGTAAGTAGTAATGTGATTCTTCCTTTTCAAGACAGTCCATTTCAATGCCTTTTGTCTGATATAATAGACATTGAAATAGCTAGACTCCAGCAACCTGAGACTAGTATCCTGATTTACAGGGACCTTCCTCCAGCCTACACCACTCCCCCGCCCCGAATACCACGCCAACCATGGCTGCTCTGGAGACGCAGTTACATGTAAGACTGGCATACTGGAACGACCCAGAAAAATAGTGAGCTGCGCCCATGGAGCTCATCCACAGCAACACCCATGAAGACCTGGGATATTTGGACATCTCCTCCTCTGCATTCCTTCCCTTAAAATCTGGAATTCCTTTGTAAGTGAAACAGTAAGTTCAGGGTGTTGCTAGGTGTGCAACTAGTCATATGACTAGTCTTTTGAGTTCCGCACTCTCCTTGGTTTTCCATCCTATTAGATGCCAAGCGTGCAGCTCCTCAGAAAGTTTGAGTGGCTCTGAAAAGAGCCTTTGGTTTGTGGCGTTCGTTTTAGCAACCGGTCAAACTCGCTTGGCACAGGTGTACTTGGTGGCAGCCTTGGTGTCCTCGGACCCTGCATGCCTGGCCAGCTCTCGAGGCAGCAATAAGCGCATGGCCGTGTGGAGCTCCTGGGAAGCGCCGGTCGAGGGCTTGTTGTAGTGCGCCAGGCGCGACGCTTCCCTCGCGACACGCTGGAAGATGTCCTTGAGGAACGTATTCACGGAGCCCCCTGCCTCGGAAGAGACACCAGTATTTGAGTGACCCTGCTTCGGCACCTCGTAGTTGTAGTGAGCTTTCTTGGTGGTGTCTCTTACGCTTTCCCCACCACCTCGCTTCTTAGGAGTTGAAGGAACACCTTCTTTAGAAGAGGCATCGCTGCCTGCAGCAAGCCCAGGCATGGCCGAAACTGGGTGGAAAGGCAAATCGGAAGAGGGAACCTCCTGTAGAGAACCGTGGTATTTATAGGCGTGGAGCTCTAATGGAGGCTTTTTACATCAGCACGTGATTGGATATTGCCGTGTATGTAAATGAGGAGACATCTTTCAGGCTCTCTGATTGGCTAAATAGCAAGCAGCAGTCAGAACAGTCACAAGCCTCCACCAGAGTATAAATAAGCTGGGAGCTTGTCTTAAGGGAAGCTGTTTCCTTTATAATAGCTTGCTTCTGCAGTGTTGTGTGGATGATTGTGGTCTTCTCCAGGTGAATTGCACACCTCATGCCAGGGCAGCTCTCTTGATGGCATGGGCGCACAGGTGTATTTTgttgtttgctgatttttttttttttaatggttgtgAGGTTCACCCTAGGTCTAATGCATACTCAACAAGTGCTCTATCAGCACTACATCCTCAATATCTGTCTCCTCATAATCTTCTCTAAGAAGCTACAGGTAATGTCTGCCATCACTTCTGGAGTCTCACTCTTCAcatgctgaaagaaaataaaaagtagctgTGTTCAAGTTCCAAGTCTAAAAGCTCCAGGAAAGGATTTTCCTGACTCAGCTCAGAATACTGATCACCATCTGAGCCACTGTAGTCCTGTGTTTATGCAGTGCCTATACTCTGATTGGCTGTTTCCCACATCCAACTGTATTTCACTAGTCAATAAGTGCAtatcaaactttttttaaaagacaaactctaaaatagaatgaaataactCAGTGTGTCCTATTTAGTAAGAGTAATTAACATAGCATATTTTGACTTATGTCTGCTTGTGTACAGTTAAGAAGCCATCTAACCATCACATCATCTTATTTCTGGTAGATGCATGGCAGAGGCAAGATTCTCTTACTCTGAGAGTTGGTGTTGTGCAAGAGATCAATCTAAACCAGCGGTATAGATTCCCATTCAGGAATAAATAGGCTGTTTTACACAATATTACATTATAGCCTCCTCTAACTTGTGGCCCTTTCCATCTTAATCCTACTGACCATGCATGAGTGATTTCTTGGGGGAAATTCAGCTCAGAGAGTGAAACCCTCAACTGATTAGTACATACCCATCCTTTTCCAGTAGAGCAGGTGGAGCAgtggggaagaaggggaggagggaaggataggGTATTagggaatgaaactgatcaaattatgcaTGTGCCTGTATGAATATGTGACAATGAATCTTATCAAAtataatacaccaattaaaatatcattaaaaacatgaaactggggattggggatgtagctcagcgggtAAAGTGgtggcctcacatgcacaaggccctgggttcaatccccagcacacacacacacacacacacacacacacacacaaaactgtgTAAAGGCAAAATGCACCCATCTAAACTAAGCTTTAAGGAAACCAATGATGCATAATATTGCTAAAAGTGGACAAGTGAGGAGGAGAATGACAAACTAATGAAAGCCAGGGAGGGACTTCCTGAGCTACTGATGTGCaatgtgggtttttgtttttaactgctTTGTTTCTACATCTCCCTGCCccgcttttttatttttatttttgtttctattacaAAAAGCAGGACTCCTGTAGGCGGCTTCACTTGCCCTTGGCCTTGTGGTGGCTCTCCGGCATCAGCACCACCTGGATGTTGGGCAGGACAGAGCCCTGCTGGAAGGTGACTTTGCCCAGCAGTTTGTGTGCTCCTCCTTGTCGTTGCGGATGGCCAGCTGCAGGTGGCGCGGGCTGATGCTCCACTTCTTGTCGCGGGCCGCGTTGCCAGCCAGCTCCAGATCTCAGGCCATCAGGTACAGCCGCCAGTAAACCGGCCCCGGCCGGTTTTGCATGGCTGCCCTTGAGCCCCTGGCCGTGCACTCGGCCAACTGGGAGCTGCAGCCCAGCGCCGGAGCAGCGCGGAGGAGCGCGTCCTAGCCCAGGCGCCAACCTGGCCGCATGGCGCCCTCTAGTGAGAAAAGAAAGTGAGAGGCGATAAGGGACTAGGAAAAGGGATAGGCGGGAGCCTGTAGCTGGCTTTGTAATTTTAAAGTCTGGCCTCTTGAAAGTGCCCCATCCAAAAGAAGTAAACCTGGGGACAGTCTCCCAAGTTCTTTCATGGACCAGACTTTAGTTCTGTCAATACTTCATTTGACACAAGTTTCACAGGACTCCCCTTGTGAGGTACCAATGCTTGCCAAGTGCACCTGCTGCCCTGAGTCCGGTTACCAGGACTTGAACTAAGACGTTTTCAGAGCCCCTTTAGTTTTGAAAACTATTCTTCCAGTCACTGGGTCTCTGCCAGTAAttccttggtggtggtggtaatgcgATGGCTGTGAATTATCCAATCAGCTCAACACTGAGGGCTGAGAGGTAAATTTCCCCCCATCTTTGCCATAGTTACCTTGTAAATGAAAACGTTTTTTCAGTCTTTCAGTGTTAAAGTTGCATAGCACTGTGTGCCTGTGCTTCATGGTCCCACTTACGATCCAATACCCACccccttcctttaatttttttttttacttatacttTCATACTATGTTTGAAGGCTTCTTTAGTGTTTAAACTCTCTTCATAATGTTCTCAGCCTTTTGGGGGTACTTTAATTTACATTACCTAATTTCTCTATACTTCTGGGAATTTGAGATAAATCTTCATTCTCTACTTATACTTATTTTGTTATACTCATGTTATActtcatcttttctttccatttctactgTTTTTCTGTGCAGGGCTGACATATGTTTGTGTTTTAATATCACACCtggctgctttgctgaattctatCATTTCAGTTTTCCTCTAGAATTTTTCAGTAAACAGCAAGCTGTGGAGCAGTTAAATCGTCCCTTGGCAACAGCACAGTGGAAGTAACTAGACTGGTTTGCTGAAGTTTCATACAATTGACTTGAAAAGAGACAGGAGCCCAGATagatttagatatttagatagaCTGCCGTAGTCAGTGTGGGCTGCCAGACACCCCTCCCAGGCTGAGCGGCTTACCCAACGGAAATGTACTCTTCACGGTTCTGGGGGCTAAGAAAGCCAAGACCAAGGTGCCATCAGATCTGGGTCAGGTGACCAGTTCCTGGTCTGTAGATGACAGTTCTCTCCTCAGATCCTCACATAAGGGAGAGTGGGGAGAAAGCCAGCTCTCCTCTTTGTTTACAAGGTCATTAATCCCCTTCAGGAGGACACTGCCCTGAGGCCTCACCTCCTTCTCCCGTCACATCACAGGTTAGAATCTAACACATGAACCTGAGAAGACACAGACCGTGCCCAGCATAGATTACTCCTTATACAGGGAGCAAGTGCAAGACCAGTGTGGTATTCGTTCCTGTTTCCCTAGTTCCATGGCAAGACACGGAGCTAGAAAAGCTAGATGACCCATGACACCCCAGGTGCCAGTCCTAAACTGCAGCCAGGCCATGTCACGGCCACATCAGGTACAGAAAGTCCTTTGCCGCCCTGGAGCTGGACAGGTGGCCGGTGAGAAACGAGAGGACTTCCGCCTAGATGGGGAGATGACGATAAAGGGCACGGAGACAGATCTCAAGCTCCTCTTGCCCTGTTCCAGCGAGGACTACAGGGCACTGCCAAGGTGGACCAGAGCACAGCCCCCTGGCCGTGTGGACCAAGTGCAGGCCGGCATCATCGCCAGGTGCCTGGCAGAACCACTCCCTGCACACACAGTAGGGTTGCTTTGCTGTATATTTTCAGTGAGAAATTTCTTCTCTAAATGCATTGTAGGAGAGTccaaggagatttttaaaaacatcatagtAATAGGAGATTTTAACTTCTCAAGTATACTCTACAATTTCATTGGCATATATTACCCCCATGTTATTAGCAgcgtttctttaaaaataaatgcaaaacattCGCATCTATCCATTTAGCAACTCCTGAGATGCGCATGATCCTTTTCTCCTTTAACCTGTATCATGGATTACATTTATGATTTCTGTCATCAGCAATAACAGAAGTCATATAACAATGGAATCACTTCCTAAAAGTGCTGTGCCAAAACCCATTTCTGTCTGGAATTCTCTGTAGCAATTTAAGCCAGTTTAAGGGTTAGGTTGAAAATAAGACATGTTTAGACAAAGACTAAAATGTTTTACCACTTAGAAAGATGTTTAACTGAACGTATAGAAGAGaaaatagcaattttatttttactattgagAATTCAGAAATCCAAAATTTTATAATACACTGTTGATAAGAATGTAGTGAAGTaagcaatgaaataaattgtTGACACAGGCTCTCTGTGGAGAGCAGTGTGGAATTGCTACTGACATTTAAAAGACAGCTACTTTAGgtcctgaaattcatatttttacctGCAGTCACAGCATAATCATTGCAGCATTGTTGatagcaaagaaagaaatgaatatcaTAGCATTTGATATGGGGACGGTCCTGTTCAAAGTGCTTTGATACATTAAGTCATAGCTTAACTCTCCTAACAACGCTTCCTGAGGCCCCAGCCACCACCATCCCACATGATGCAGAAACTGAGGAACAGAGCTGCCAGGTCAGCTGCAGGCACCGCTTTGTTTCATCCACTGAGGAAACGCAATCATAGAGGGCCACTGACTTATGCTCTCCCTAGGCCACTGGTTGTTCATCTCCCAGTCTCCTTTCAAGTCACTTTGTCTCCACTGAACACCCTGCGTCGGACAGTGATGTCAGGAAGGAAGAAACCCTCGCTTCCTTAACCAACGAGGTTTTATAGTTAACACCATAGAGTCTACCTTACTCTGACAAATCCAGAACTTGGCACCACAAGTGGATGCtaccataacccaaacagaaATACTTCTGCTCTCATTGCCCTATGGAAAACTCACAGAGGCCATAAGGTACTGTGGCCTGAAATGTGGTTCCGTGAGGCTGGAGCATGACCCATCTGTAGACAAAAATAGCAGGTCAGTTTGCAAATTCCTCATTTGTGTTGCCTTTGCCAAACTCTATTTTAAACTCACTATTCCAattgcttttatttacttttcacaaAACCTCTAAAAACTAAAACTCAGATTTCAAGCCTGCTTTTGCAACATGAAATCATGATGCACATTTCTGTCCAAGGACATGTAAGTACTTTCCTGCTTTGAGAGTGAATGTGAGATCTGGCTTTGCATCCAGGGACTacgaacaaaaagaaagaagaggtgaGATAGGTATGT
Above is a genomic segment from Urocitellus parryii isolate mUroPar1 chromosome 8, mUroPar1.hap1, whole genome shotgun sequence containing:
- the LOC113195992 gene encoding histone H2B 1.2-like, with the protein product MPGLAAGSDASSKEGVPSTPKKRGGGESVRDTTKKAHYNYEVPKQGHSNTGVSSEAGGSVNTFLKDIFQRVAREASRLAHYNKPSTGASQELHTAMRLLLPRELARHAGSEDTKAATKYTCAKRV